The DNA sequence AAATTCAATTAGATGAAGCATCTGTAGAGCGTTTGAACTAACTATTTCAATAGGGAGTTCGTTCAATAAATGATGCAGAACAACTGAAACACATGAAACACTCCCAAAATCCTGTTGATTCTTCATCAATCCCAGCTCTGCAAGAACTTCACTGACTTGTCCCTTTGGCAAAGTAAAGATATATTTAGATCACCATAAAACACAGGTTGAAGAAGGGGAAAAAAAAGCAGGGCAAACAATcagcaattttttttattttccattataaTAATGAGAAGAACcctaataatgtttaattttattagCATAGGTAATTTCGGTTTCAAGAAGTTCCAACCAGCATAACCATTATGGGACCGTGATCACATATAATATTGTAGAAAATAAGTACACTAATGGAAAGAAACTACATACATACCTGAGATAACCCATTAAATATATACTTCATAATATACTCAATGGTTGGTTCCATTAGACTAACTTGCAATCTTTTGTTGTGTTTAACATTTCCATGAGTGCTTTCATTTGCTGATAAAATTTTCATCAAAATGACTCTGATGTCATTCATAAATGTTATAAGATAACCTGTCCCAGTTGGAGAAATAAAGAATTAAGTTTTTGAAGATAATCacaagaaaaaattatataacatCAATCAGATGCATTATAGATTAAACAGCAAAATAAGTAAACAAAATGATCCATGCATCCCACTGAGAATCCCACTGAGAACAAGGTATAAGACAGAAAATAAATCTCAAGAAACCAACCAGATAGAGCATAGAATACAAACAACAGTACAGATTGTAAAGTAGAAATTGGTGCACAGCAGTAGAGGAATAATTTGTTAACTTACTCTAGAAATAACTATGAAAATAATGTTTTTACCACCAAACTGTTCACATTCTCTACAACATTTTGAATGTGCAAAttacagaagaatacaagaacttTAAAAACAAAACCATTGGTATACTAGAAGCAATAAGCAAAAGGTGTTTGACACTGAGGTTTTGGGGGTCATAGGTTGCCAGGGTAACAGTGTATATGATATACGTAAAAATATGCACCAGCAAACATATTAATCAAAATACCTATATCATGTGAAATAAGCTTCTGAGCACAGTGAGCCATATAAAAACGACAATATGCAGATGCTACAGGATCCCCCAATCCTCTTATCATCATTACCAAGCGCCAAAGACTGTCTTCAGGTTGGTCAAGCAGAAATTGCCAGCAAGGCAATATTGCCAACTCTAGGTAACTAAAGTAAAATTCCCAAAACACGGTAAGCACTCAACAAAATTGAGGAGGAAACTTTAAGCCAAAATGTTGAATACagaaatttattaatgcaaagaaatagtgcatagaaagagaataaggtTTCtacacaagaaaaagaaaacatgtagGTCCTATAAGATAAACTGAAAAAGAAGCatgactactttttttttttgaaactggCTTTGATTTAGCTTCCAAGTGTGATGATGAAGACATTAGAATGAATAGATGGAATAAAACATTCAGAAACATACATCAACAAGacctacaaaaaaaatttcacgAAAAGAAACATAGAATACATTAAATACAGAGAAAAGGATAAGGACTTTACATGCGTGAAAGAAGCTCTTGCACAACACCAATTTTGTTGAACCAGTTGTTGCAAGTTTCTTTAGCATCACTACAAATATCGCTTGCCTTAAAGTTTTCTGCACCGTCAGTCAACAGATTTGGATAAACGATAGGATGCCAATACAAGTTTTGAAGCAACTATCAATTATCAAACACCATCAAGCTTATATGATGTATAAATTAGCTAcaacaagaaaataattttaacatttggAGACTTCTGAGGGAAGTTACTGTAACAACCCATTTATCAAGTTATCGATAATACATGGAGAAGTTTTGGCAAACAATTTTTATATAGGGGTTTCTCCTATAAGCAACAATCTTGTAGCAACAATTTTTATTTGCCTTCATTGTGGTTCACCATAAGCTACCCATTTGACGGGTACAAAAGAGGGACAGATTCCAGATTGAAGATTCTCAACCACTATTGATATTGGAAATGCCTAAGGAAACACTCTGGGTAAAACTAATTGTGTGAGAGATAGATTCAAATTAAGAAGAGACCTGCTAAGTTGCAGAGTAAGGCTCCATCTTCAGTAAACTCGGCTTTCCGCTTTATGCGTTGCCAAACCAATTCGCCAAGCATGTCCATGATATCTGTGACAAGGACAAAAAGTGTAGGATAAAACTCAGAAACGGACGTATCCATCAGAAGCTTAACTGCCTGCAAACAGAACAATcagtttcaactttcaagttcATATAAACAACCCAtatcaagataagaaataaagaaaaatattatttcatCCCAAAATAAGAAATTATTTCAAATCCCTTCTTCCCCCAGCGGTCCCTTCTCACCCAAGCAAACTTACTATTATACATGATTTGGATTTTAGTTAGGTAGCTTATCTCTGTCTGAgcctcttctatttatttaacaTATGGTTCAACAAAATTAAACAAGAATTTCCTTCTTataacaacaaacaacaacaacaaagccttgtcccactaggtggggtcggctaAGAATTTCCTTCTTATATGTAAACAAAATACTACTAGGTCtataaaggaaaaaataaaacataaaaacagtaagtatatgaatttttgaaaaaatcctCTATGCAATGCACAAACCCAAAAACAAGCATTGAAGGTAATTTTTATACATTCTATAATAACAACCCAGAAACTGTTAAATGTATCAACATCTACCTTTATAGATAACTTTAAGGATGTTACACGATCTTCAGCTAGCCAAGAACGGTTAATTTCATCTTTGAGCTCATGTAACCGAGACACATACTCTTGCCAAGTAATCACCTTGACACCCTCATCAGCAAATTTTTGTGGATCGTCCAGTTCCTCCAAATGCATAATTGTTGAAGATTTCTCATGCACTGAAAATCATGACATCACATAAATAAATAgagacaaatacaattttttttaaaataaataagtaaataaaagaaGGATAAACAATGTAATAGATATGGGCATGCATTTTGCATTTCTCATTCGAAGATCAGGCATCTGtgattaaaatagaaataattagcCATTAtgattaactaaaaaaaataaagggtTACAGAACAAAAAGGAAaccattttgaaaagcttactgAAGACATTGAAACCATTTTGGTGACAGGAAACCTCTGCATTAGTAATCTCCTGAAAGAGGTCCACTCCTTGGTTGGATGATGATCCACCGCATTGCTGAGGTTGTCAGGATCAGGAGATTCGACCTTTGCCTCGTTATCAGTTCCTCTCAGTGGATCAAAGAAATCACTGTTACCACTTTCCACAACATCACCCTAAAAACAAGAAGTCAAGAACATCAACACAACAACTAAGTACCGAGACCAATGCAAGTAACGGAAATtccaaacataataaaaaaaatcgaatCAACCTGAAAATCATAACATAGACAACTACTACTCAGAAATAAAAATTCACTAAGCATTTCAACAAATATTAACAAGTCCTCAAATGAAGTTACTTAACCAAATCCTCCCTGCATTTTGCTGTGTAGTTAAACATAACAAAAATCTCTATCTATAGAACACTTTCTCTCGCCAGATTTTGTTATGAAACTCACTACGATCATATCACTAAGCTCAACAACATTGAAATCATTAACCTACACTAAACAGAAGCTAACAGAAAATAACTAGCTTAAACAGAAATACTAAGACATAATAATTTGCTTACGACTAAACAAAATCAAATCTATCAGCGTGATTCGTGGTATATCCGAAACAGTGAAGTGCTAGTGAAAGatcaaaagagagagagaataattGAACCTGAGGGAGTGGCGGAGAGGGTGCAGCTGAAAGAGGGTGAGCATCGGCGCGTAGGCGAGGTAGAGCGTGAGATTCACGCATCGGTGTAGTTGCGGGGCCTGAATTCCATCGAACGAAGAAACAAGAACTGAGCTGAGAGGTTTCACAGCGAAGACTGAAGTCGCCACCAAATATCGGCACTTTCTTTCCAGCGTTTCTTCCACAGTTGGTTAAGTCTTTTTCTTATtgttattcaaaaatattatttttttttatgactggaaataacataaaaaaagacctaagaaaaagagtagaattcttctctaataataatgtctaaacTATTACGGGGTAGCAACCGTTCCAAGTATACCTGCTTATTAAAAGCAGCAGTTTTCACCATTAAATCAGCCATTCTGTTTGCTGTGCGCTGAATGAGTACTACCGTAATTGTCAAATTAcgctggagcatctctttgattttgtcaagTAAATCATAGTCAGTCCTAATCATGCTGGTTGTGTCTCGTGAAATAAAAAGAAACGCatcaagattatcagtttcacatatgacctctttgcactcgcaatcccaagccataacaagtcctctccaaatagcatgaaACTCACAACAGAGAACACTAGAAAGAGGCATACTGGCAGAACAACCTTTTATCCGAATTCCCATGttgtctctaataatacacccaaaacTAGCTAATTGCTCATTTTCAAAAATGTTTGCATCACAGTTCACTTTACAGACATTTATCGGAGGTGATTCCAGTTACATTGCAAAGAGGAATGAGTAATATAGTTACATTGCAAAGAGGAAGGAGTAATATGTTTTGGTGGTAATGACATTGGAGAAATCTCGAGTAGCATGTTTAGCCAAGTAAACAATTTTCTCCCTATTCCATGGATCATCTTGATGGAAGATGTCATTGTTCCTGtccctccaaatccaccaaaaggcCGCTGCAAAGAGGAACTCATTTTTTTTTAGGTTAGAACGAATCCAAGACACAAAATCCAAACCAAAATCCACAGCGGTCATTTCCAAGTTTAAGCTAATCCAAATCTGACGAGTTTTTTGGCAAGTCCTAAAGCAATGGTTAATATCCTCTAGAGCAAGATAACATCTCtgacaaaaatcagaagtagCAAGACCTCTTTGAAACCGGTAGCTAGCTGTGGGAACTTCGTTATTGAGGCAAAGTCAGAGCAGACACTTTATCTTCTCTGGTATTCTcaagcgccaaagccaaagctaattttcattatcattccagccaaatttcttcttcaatagccATTCATACCAACCCGCTTTTAGTCGAGTAGGTGAGAGTATTTGAGTTTATCCAAAACCAACCTGTTTTATCTCCTGCTTGCTTGATAGGATCAAAGAGCATCAAATCAAGTTTAATTTCTTTCGGAATCATTGTGCAAAGAATATCCCACCGCCAATGTCCATGGTGCCAGACATCTTCTAGTTTCAAGAGAGAATCAGAAATGTGTACAAAAGGAGCCAAAGGAACTAGCGTTCCAGATGGTCGCTAAGCATGATACCAAAAGGATTGAGACATCCTGTCTATACACCATTCAAAACCATCACAAAGATTTTCTATTATCTTATAAATTGCTCGCCACGTGCttgaaacattattagaaaaattgGGTGAAAAACAAGAACCCCCAGATAAATATTTTGCCAACATAATCCTTACCAAAAGCTTGTCTTTATTATCCAGTAATTGCCAAACAAGCTTTCCTAATAAAGCAAAATTCACACATTGAGTATCTCTAATTCCCAAACCTTCATATTTTCTTGGAGTGACAACTTTGTTCCACTTGACCAAGCTTAAGCAACACTCCCCCACCTTTCccttccacaagaattgtctAAGTACAGAATCAATCTTTTGACAAATTGAAGTAGGAAAAAGTGTCACTTGCATCTGGTAAATAGGAAGAGAAGAAGCAATAGATTTAATTAAGCAAAGCCTGCCTGCTCTGTTTAGGAGTCGACCTTTCCAACTAGCCAGCCTATTCTTGATCTTCTCTAAAGAGTGCGAAAAAACAGACCTAGCAACTCGAGGATGATTAAGGTTCATCCCCAAGTATTTACCTAGGTCACTGGTAAAAGGAATATGAGAAACACCAGACAACATTTCCTTCATTCTATTAGAGATTTTTCTAgaacaaatattatttatttatggatatttttttttgtgatcatTTACTTATGAATATTAGtaactaaaattagtcactattaattatttattattattaataaataattaatatgcaataacaataacaatacaacatgtttatcaatttttaataatgataataataatagataataaaattaatttggattagtacaaaaattaataatcttcaCTATTTTTTTAGAATGCTCAAGTTTTGGACTGGATCAAAAAAGGTTACTCGCTATTATAATAGAGTATCTTATCCCTTTTTTTGTGTTATCTTATTGTAATTTATAAGCTCAGAACAATGGTCGAATTTTTGAGAATCATCAAGAAGGCCCAATGTTTGTTTCCATGGAAGTTTTTGTTTCGCAAAGGAATATCCGATGGCAATAGATTTTGTGAACAAGCGTTTAGGCTGGGTTTGTTTACGAGAACTGCACAGGACAAGACAATGAGAATAGAATAAGATACTAATAGACAAAGATACAAATTTTGTGTtttatattctgtttggtgataaattagaataaattatgaaaattcaatttattctaatttttttcatttaaaaaatttgagatgaaaaatataataacaaaaaatataattataaaaaattaacaaaagtaataaaaagaaaaaataaaaaataagttgtgtcttttGTTAGTGTCTCAAGGCACAAGatatactaattcagtgtctctgaaCACATTATTTCTATTTATGTCTCTTTATCAAAcatgattttgtgtctctatATCCTTGTCTCAGTGTCTTATCTCGTGAATAAATGCAATCTTATAGAATTGCTTTAGAGTTTTGTTAGAGGATGGGACTAAGGATTCTTATGTTGTTGCATTTATTATAACGATCTTTTACATTTGATAGACTAAAACTAGACTGTGGTTTTAAAGTATGTGTTCAGAGAAGATAACAACTACACAGATAGAATAGGCAATTTAAGACACTCTCATGGCGCTTATTTTGTTTTGTACCAGTCTCGTATTAGtgaaatttctattttattttcagctgatataaaaaaagtttattttttaaaaacaattgtGTTTAGTTTCGTTTTTTAGCACAAATCCtgttgaatataaaaaaaaataaaatttagtattaataattaattgaagTTTATTGTACATATTAATGTTCTCTCATATACAAAAGATCCATTATATCAGatgaaattaatataaaattaatcataatttaataactaaaaattgtaTATAAGCCATTTAATAACATAATagtaaagaatttaattttctattataactattttaaaattaattttcacataaaaaaatataatttaagtttCAAAAATGTATTCTCCATTTTTCAAAATAATCATTTTAAAAAGTCCAGatgaaaataaaaatctaaaagttAAGAGCTAATTTTGcaaaagtaaatatatatttagtttCTAATCACTTAAAATTAACCATTCATcttataaaaaaaagaacaaattatTTTTCTTGCGATTAATTAGTCtttttataagtttttttaatataaatgataATTATTGGTGTATAATGTTAAATTGTGAGTTAATTTATCTATTTATGTAAAGAATCATCAATCAGATCAATTCAActcaaaatttgatttgaatttgagacatatttgtcaaatttaaatttatcatttttatctgATATTATTTTTGGATTGAATTCAGGTTATACTTAAGATGATCTAATTCGATTCAAacttgtttataattaaaataaatattttagaatgaaattagtaataaaatatcatatttttatacttgaattaataatttttatattatagagtattatttttatttaaaataatttatttcacaataaatataatataatatttactaactttaatttttaaaaataaaattttatgaatttataaattttttgggcCGATACAATTAGTAGATATATTTACCAAATCTTTTATCTCCTCAATTCTTTTACTTTAATCTT is a window from the Arachis hypogaea cultivar Tifrunner chromosome 17, arahy.Tifrunner.gnm2.J5K5, whole genome shotgun sequence genome containing:
- the LOC112766286 gene encoding uncharacterized protein isoform X2, yielding MHEKSSTIMHLEELDDPQKFADEGVKVITWQEYVSRLHELKDEINRSWLAEDRVTSLKLSIKAVKLLMDTSVSEFYPTLFVLVTDIMDMLGELVWQRIKRKAEFTEDGALLCNLAENFKASDICSDAKETCNNWFNKIGVVQELLSRIYLELAILPCWQFLLDQPEDSLWRLVMMIRGLGDPVASAYCRFYMAHCAQKLISHDIGYLITFMNDIRVILMKILSANESTHGNVKHNKRLQVSLMEPTIEYIMKYIFNGLSQGQVSEVLAELGLMKNQQDFGSVSCVSVVLHHLLNELPIEIVSSNALQMLHLIEFSKDYSFDQQGIKQNLADEL
- the LOC112766286 gene encoding uncharacterized protein isoform X1, giving the protein MHEKSSTIMHLEELDDPQKFADEGVKVITWQEYVSRLHELKDEINRSWLAEDRVTSLKLSIKAVKLLMDTSVSEFYPTLFVLVTDIMDMLGELVWQRIKRKAEFTEDGALLCNLAENFKASDICSDAKETCNNWFNKIGVVQELLSRIYLELAILPCWQFLLDQPEDSLWRLVMMIRGLGDPVASAYCRFYMAHCAQKLISHDIGYLITFMNDIRVILMKILSANESTHGNVKHNKRLQVSLMEPTIEYIMKYIFNGLSQGQVSEVLAELGLMKNQQDFGSVSCVSVVLHHLLNELPIEIVSSNALQMLHLIEFSKDYSFDQNLEWAFQIGEEVDPNWLLIEIGPKCWLQWSAQSRKKTLPSLALCLGSCQASIVALSELHIT
- the LOC112766286 gene encoding uncharacterized protein isoform X3; translation: MHEKSSTIMHLEELDDPQKFADEGVKVITWQEYVSRLHELKDEINRSWLAEDRVTSLKLSIKAVKLLMDTSVSEFYPTLFVLVTDIMDMLGELVWQRIKRKAEFTEDGALLCNLAENFKASDICSDAKETCNNWFNKIGVVQELLSRIYLELAILPCWQFLLDQPEDSLWRLVMMIRGLGDPVASAYCRFYMAHCAQKLISHDIGYLITFMNDIRVILMKILSANESTHGNVKHNKRLQVSLMEPTIEYIMKYIFNGLSQGQVSEVLAELGLMKNQQDFGSVSCVSVVLHHLLNELPIEIVSSNALQMLHLIEFSKDYSFDQVFSG